CTACCGTCTTTCTCGCCGTTCGGGGGCTTGCCCCGCGCACGGCCGCCGGTTCCGTTGCCTAGCGGGCACCCGCCGGGTTCGGGTCGTCGCCGAGATAAGTGCCGTAGCCCTCGACGACGAGCGGCCCGTCGAAGATCAGGACTTCGTTGACCAGACCGCCCTTCTGGTTGCGGTAGTTGATGACCAAAGAGCTGAGCCCGACGTAGACGCCGAGGACTTCGAAGCGCAGATCGGGAATCCGGCGCAGGCCCTCGGCCCAGTACGCGCGCAGCGCCGCTTTGCCGCGGATGATGCCGTCGCCGCCGAGCACCTGGATCGCCACCGGCGACCGGAAGACGACGTCCTCGGCGAAGTGCGTCATCAGGGTGTCCAGATCGCGGGCGTTCCACGCCCGCGCCCAGTGGTCGGCGAATTCTCGCGCTGCGCTGTGGTCCATGGGCGGAATTCTGCCAGCGCCGGGCAACTTCGTTTTCGTCCGGCCAGCGGGGCGGAGCCGGGTATTCCCGTTGCCGGACAAGGGCTTTCCGCTGGTTAGAGCCGCGCGGAGTCGGGTACTCCGGCGTACTCGGGCAGCTCGATGCCGTTGAGAGCGCGCTCGACCAGCGCGGTGAGCGCTGCCATGTCGGGCTCCTCGTGCGGTTCTGCGCCCGCGCGCATCCGCGCGTGCAACCGGCCGATCTCCTGGTTGGCCTCGACGAACGGGCGCATCCGCGTCTCGTACCGCGCGAACCCAGCCGCGGGCTCCCACTCGGCGGCGGCCAGTTCTCCGGCCAGCAGGTAGGCGCCGACCAGCGCCAGCCCGGTGCCCTGCCCGGACATCGGCGACGAGCTGAATGCCGCGTCGCCGATCAACCCCACCCGTCCGTCCGACCAGCGCTCCATCGCCACCTGGGCGACCTGGTCGAGGTAGAAGTCCGGGGTATCGTCCAGGTGCTCGAGGATGCGCGGGGCCAGCCAGCCGAGTCCGGCCAGTTGGGCGCGCAGCAGCCGCTTCTGTCCTTCGACGTC
This sequence is a window from Amycolatopsis benzoatilytica AK 16/65. Protein-coding genes within it:
- a CDS encoding YybH family protein, which translates into the protein MDHSAAREFADHWARAWNARDLDTLMTHFAEDVVFRSPVAIQVLGGDGIIRGKAALRAYWAEGLRRIPDLRFEVLGVYVGLSSLVINYRNQKGGLVNEVLIFDGPLVVEGYGTYLGDDPNPAGAR